TTTAATTATCAGTTCTATAGCTTTAGTGGTTATCATTTTCGTTGGATTGTTTATGTTAGCCTCGAAAGATGCTGCAAAAAATGCCACTACAGGAGAACCGGTAGCCTTTAATTACAGTGAGCTGCCAAGGATCGGTAAAGAGGATGCACCTGTTAAACTTGTTGAATTTGGAGATTTCAAATGTCCAGCCTGTTCCCAATTTGCTACTTCAGTTAAACCGCAAATTGTTCAAGATTTTGTCAACGAAGGGAAGGCAGCGCTCTACTTTGTAAACATGGCTTTTGTTGGTCCAGACTCTGAGACTGCCTCACTTGCTGCATTATCTGTATATCATCAGAATAATGATGAATTCTGGAAGTTCTATGATGCTGTATATGCACAACAAGGTGATGAAAGCGTAGAATGGGCGACTGAGGATTTCCTTGTAAGCCTTGCGGAGAAAGAGAAGTTAGCTATTGATTACGAATTACTTCGTAAAGACATCAAGGAGCGCACTTATGCGGATGAGCTGAATAAAGGCATTCAGTTGGCAAGCGACTCAGGTGTGACTACTACGCCATCACTCTACATTAATGGAGTAAAAACTGCTGAGCCATTCGACATTGAAGCGATTACAACTGAAATTAACGCCGCTGCAAAAGCTGTGGAGGCAAAGTGACAAAATTCCTATCTTTCTGCAAGCGTAACTGCCTGTATCTGGCCTGGTTTGTATCATTAGTAGCTGTCGCCGGCAGCTTATATCTGAGTGAAGTATTGAAATATGAACCTTGTAAGCTTTGCTGGTTCCAGCGAATTTTCATGTATCCTCAGTTGATCCTATTGGGTATCGCGACGTTTCGAGGGGATAAACGCATCATCCCATATGTACTTCCATTAAGCTTGATTGGTGGCAGTATCTCGATCTATCATTATGCGGAACAAAAGATCCCTGCGTTAAGTAAAATTCTTCCTTGTACGATAGGTGTTCCGTGTAATAAGGATTACTTGAACTTTTTCGGATTTATTACGATTCCTTTCCTTGCGTTAATCGCATTTGCTTTGATTAGTATTTTACTATGGTACGGACGCGAGAAAGAAGAAGTGATGGAGATAGATACAGAGGAAAGCATAGGATTTTGATTTTTAACTTTGTGTGATCCAAAAGAAATATGAAAATCGATTAAAAACACGGTGCAGAGGGATAATTAAAGAGAATGAAAGAGAGCATCCAATAAGACGCTATATTTGCGCTTATTGGATGTTTTTTCATTCTTTTTTCATTTTTTTTCACGCTTTACTGTATACACTTTGTAGACTAATATTAGTCCTTGTGAGAAGTTGAATATGCGCTGAATTTTCTTAGGAAAATCGGGGGAACCAATCTTGGCATTTGTGCCAATGGGGTGAATCGGAAAGGGTCAATTGGACTTGTACCGTAGGGCTATACCACAGCCCGAATCCGCCAGCTAACCTCGTAAGCAAGGTGGGATAATGACCATGCATAGCATGCGGATCATTTCCGTATGCTATTTTTAGTGTCTGCATTTATGAAATCCACCAATGAAAACAGCGCACGGAATCTCCGTTTCCGCTCTCAAAGAAAGGAACTGTATCCACAATGGTAAGCAAGGTAAAACGATTATTGATCGGTCGCCCGATGAAGTCGAACGAACTGGATCATGAAAAGTTATCCAAGGTGAAAGCACTGGCTGTCCTGTCTTCTGATGCGCTCTCGTCTGTAGCCTACGGAACCGAACAAATTCTAATTGTACTAGTGGCTGCAGGATTTACTGCCATCTGGTATTCCCTGCCAATTGCATTAGCCGTATTGGGCCTGCTGGCCATCCTGATATTATCCTATCGGCAGACGATTTATGCTTATCCGCAAGGAGGCGGAGCATACATCGTAGCCAAGAGTAATCTTGGTATACCGACAGGTCTCCTAGCAGGAGGGTCTTTATTAGTGGATTACATTCTGACTGTAGCAGTTAGTGCTTCGGCAGGGACGGATGCAATCACATCTGCTTTTCCAAGTCTACACAATCATACCGTTCTCATTGCAGTATCAGTTATTATTCTTCTAACTTTAGTTAATCTTCGCGGAG
This window of the Paenibacillus sp. FSL R10-2734 genome carries:
- a CDS encoding DsbA family protein, whose translation is MSKPNKSTSVPQLSKQEKRRVEQEQQKQKTRILIISSIALVVIIFVGLFMLASKDAAKNATTGEPVAFNYSELPRIGKEDAPVKLVEFGDFKCPACSQFATSVKPQIVQDFVNEGKAALYFVNMAFVGPDSETASLAALSVYHQNNDEFWKFYDAVYAQQGDESVEWATEDFLVSLAEKEKLAIDYELLRKDIKERTYADELNKGIQLASDSGVTTTPSLYINGVKTAEPFDIEAITTEINAAAKAVEAK
- a CDS encoding disulfide oxidoreductase, which produces MTKFLSFCKRNCLYLAWFVSLVAVAGSLYLSEVLKYEPCKLCWFQRIFMYPQLILLGIATFRGDKRIIPYVLPLSLIGGSISIYHYAEQKIPALSKILPCTIGVPCNKDYLNFFGFITIPFLALIAFALISILLWYGREKEEVMEIDTEESIGF